One Triticum dicoccoides isolate Atlit2015 ecotype Zavitan chromosome 3B, WEW_v2.0, whole genome shotgun sequence genomic window, CATGGCTGGGACTTGGTTCCCTGCTGCTAACTACAACATATGACTCCTCTTGTGGTTTTCATGGTCCATATGCAAAAAAAAAATCAGTAAAAAGGAGATTTTTAAGAAAATGTTGCGAGGATAGATTTGTTGGCAAATAAAAATGACATGGCATGCATCCAGTCCCATTTGATAATGGAGCCACGGAGGTTGGTGTGGCATCGAACACATGAAGTTTTATAACTTTTGAGTTTGGGCCCTCATGAGTTACATCAAAAATTGCACAAGACCTTTTTGGTGTAGTAGTGTTGCCATGCCTCGAAGCATTGGAGTTCACAGCTATGTCTAGGACACTGATCCACCACTCGTATTCCCCAGTGCCCTATTGGAATAGATTCATTGATGGCACATCACTCCAATCTCTAGCTAAACTTGGCACAAAGCAATTGTGATGACTGAGTTCATGCCCATGCTCAATATCTTCATAAGTGGACGCTTTATGCTTTGGGTTCTAAAAGCAGTGTGCAAGGTCCTCATTGACAACATCTCTAGTTCTTGTGGCCAACTCAACGACGTTGCCTCCAGTTGGCTCATGAGAAATGTCGCTTGGACGGTTGCTTTGAGCTCCTTCAATCGGGTCAACCACCTTGTCGGTTGTTGGCTCAATTGGGGCTTTCCTGCTAGAACTTTGCTTGCTACACTCGGGATCATCTGCCATGTCTACAACATTGTTGCGAGGTGGCGGCACATCAAAAGTAACATATCTTGCTTCCTGAGTACTTGATGAAGCAACATGAATATCTTTGAGAAGTTGTCCCATTTGCTTGCAATAGATTTCTTGCAACACTTGCCCGTAAGAACTTAGAGTGTCTTTTAACTCTGCTGCATAGAGTTTTGTGTGCTTGTCAGAGATAGCAACCAAATGGGATGGGAGCTGAAATGTATGAAAAAAGGGTTGTGGTCGTTGAGGATGCAACTTACTATGTGATGGTACTAAAAAAAGAAACTATAAAGGTATTtgacaaaaataaaaaaagaaataaacaCGCAAAAAGAAAATAACCTCACCTCAAGCTCTACAACAAATGGTACTGGGTTCTGAAGCCAAGCATCTAGTGAACCACACACATCTTCATCGGCACTTTTGGCATTTTCCACTGGAATGCTACCTGACAAAAGGGTTGTCCTTCGCAGCCGCTTCATCTTAGTTATCATTAATGTCCATGTTTGCAGCCCCACCATCTTGAGTGTCAGCACAATCCAGCATGTTTGAAACCTGCTCATCCTGagaaacttctctgttatttccttGGGTAGACGATGATGTGCACGGTGTCTCCGACATAGGGCGAAACTACAAgacacaaaataaaaaaaacatgaggacacaaaacaaaaaaagaaaagaaaaaaaattatgctgCAATGGATAACCACACAGAGACTTACGCGACACTTCCCGAATGTAGCTTTGCCCAGACAAAGATTATTCTTGTCAAAGTCCAACCCAAGATGAAAGTTGGTCCAGTGCACGAAGCAAGCCCTTGGAAGAGAATAATTCAATTGGTGCTCATTGATGGCAGCTTGAGGGAAGATCAAATGATCCTTGTCAAAAAGACAAAAAATAATTTATCAGACACACAAAGAATTGTGATTATAAAACACAAAAAACAGTCATGAGAGATAGAAAATTCCAAAAAAGAGAGGTGTATatcactagcataggaaagcagccCCCAACCTAGAATGAGGAAGTAGACTGTGATTTTATCTTCTCTTGGCACTTCTTGACCTCTTTCATCGCAACACTTAAAACATGCTCATCCCAAACGAATTCAGCAACCTTGTCCATTTCTTCAAGACTTTTGAGGTACTCTAGGGGCACCATGTTGCTACTGCCTAGGGTTAAAACTGTTGCAAGCACTAACAAGACCCATGACCTTTTGGTAGTGTTGTTGTTGTCATTCCTTGCTTGATGAAGCACATCCACTATATGCACAATTGGAGCTCTGTCATTCTTGTGATAAATGTTGCAGAGGTCACAATGCTCATGTCTCTTGAAAAGCTCAACTGGTCTATTGCCTGACGGAATGTTGAAAACCTTCTTCATCATGTCTCTCGTAAACAAAATAACTTATTCTGACTCAAcctgaaacaaaagaaaaaaatattgATTGGATGATGTCAACGTGACCTAAAGAGAGTACGTGTTCCAGACATGATGCATgagataaaaaaagagaaaaggtggGTGTAATACCTTAGCTCACGTCTATCTGTATCGATGCTCATTGCTACCCACTCCATCAGATCATGCGGCACTGTGAACGATGAGATGCTCATGAGATCACCGAATCCAGTTTCATTTATGTCACGCCTCTTGCTAGGATTAAGCTTTGTGTTGGCAACATCACGCAAGCGTTTTGCAGCGAGACGTTGGCCAAATACACCATCAGACTCCATTGCTTCTTCGTCTGGTGGATAACTACAAAATTCAAAATATACTAAATTTCTTGGGTACACCACAAAAAATGCATACTATATAATgctacaaaaaaaatgaaaaatccaCATACGAAAAATGTCAAATCTGCCACACTTAATCCACTACTAGTATGTCAAAAACAAAAGATGACATGGAAATGGCAAGGACCTACTGAATAAACTAAAAAATTTAGTTTCTAAACCACCATTAGAGCATGCAGCAACAGCTACTACTAGAGATGTGGTAGGCATTCAGATTCCAGCTTTCTCAACATCTACAAAGTATAATGAAGCAAAATGATAGTTCAAAAATGAGTGCAGCAAAGGTGCCATAAGATGAAAATCTTGTCTGAATATAGTTCCATATAGAATATAAAACAACAATAACCATCGAAAAATCCTGATCTAAATCACATTGCAGCAAGATGCAACATGACTTGCCACTACCAACCCACAAGAGCATCACAATTGAGAAATCTCGGCCCCCTACCTCTAAAATCTCGACCAGAAACCCTAGCTACAAATGGGAACCAAATTCATCCGATCTAAACTACAAACCCCTACCTGAAATGGGGAAGATGAAGGGGGTGGCAGCTCAAGTGAAAACCATAAACGAAACAAAACTCATGATGAAGGTGATTTCATCCTGAATCTACTCATCCAACACTAAGAACTGCCTGAATTAACCTTGAAATGATGCTCTACATGAGGTCACGCCGGCGGGGGACAAAAATGTTGCGAAGCACTGGAGACCATACCTGTCGTCCACCGTAGCAACTACAGAGGGGTCGTGTCGATCGCTGCCGTGGCCGACAACACTCGCCGTCGCCCGAGCCTCTGATTCCCCTTAACTCTCACCGTTTTGCTTCCACGATTCATTCCCCTTCCCTTTATGTGGCGGCATCCGGATAATAAAAGAGATAGTTTTTCAAAAGGAAATAGCGTTTTAAGGAGTAGTACGTACTTATTTAACGGAGCCTAGGCAGCTTACGCATGATCGAGTCAACCAGCACCGCCGAGCAACAACTTCTGTTGGATGGCCAAAAAAATACTTGTGTCATCGCTTGACAAAAAAGATTATGAGGCTATGCTCCCGGCGGGTCTCGAACCCGCGACCTTCGGCTCATAAGACCAACGCTCTAACCAACTGAGCTACGGGGGCTGGGCGATTTCGAATATTCATTCCTTTATACGGTGCCTGAATTGAACATAAAGGCGACCGCAACTGTTTGGCTAGTTACTCGTTACTCATAAGTTGATCAACAATTTATCCTATTACTTATTATTGTAGTTCTTACAAAAATAAGTAAAATCTATTTTATATTAAAAGGATATATTAATATCACAAGGATATCAATCACATTGACCTcggcgggcaatatatttcaacactcccctCACGTCTAGGCTATTTTAGTCGTTAGACATGGGATCGATGTAGGCcgcaggattttttttattttaataCTGCATTGTCAGGGTTTTGAACTCAACACCTCTTGGCTTGGATACCATATTAAATTCATGcaccagccaactcatccaaaagtccgaactgatgaaaggaggtgggcaatatatttcaacatcaACATCATCTCAGTAGACGACGCATCTAGGAAAGGACAAAACACGAGCGTCGTCGTCGTTGGACCCAACCACTAACATGAGATGATGGATTCTCATTTGAGAGAGAAGTTTCTAGTCCGGTCCGACTAATGAAGGCCGCGCCAAGAGCAGCCACGTAGCCGATGCCATCCTATGTTATCACCACTTGCTGATCCATCAACACACCACCCGCACGCACAGTTCTAAGTCTCCAACCCTGCACCAAGCGGGGTTGTCAATCATCGGAGCATGTCGTAGGGAATCTCAAATATAGAGGCCGAAATCTGTCGACGTGAATGAGACCATGCAACTCCGCTCGGAAACTCCAATACAAAAGATGTGTTGTTGCCACAACCGTCGTGAAACGGGAGCCATGAGGATCCACTGTCGTAGCAAATCGGGAACCGAGAAGCCTCTGCTGCAAATCACCGTCGTAGACGCCACGGCGTGTCGATGCACTGTCCTCGCAGCCATTGTACCATGCCACCATCAAGGTGTCCCCAAGTCTCTGCCATGGCGAACCTCTGCCGACGCATGTGTCGTCTAGAGCTACTGCAACAATCCAGCTGCAACGGCTCCCGCAAGAAGATGATCCCTACGCCGCCATCCAAAGACAGATTTTCCCCGCGGGCTTCCTCCGGCTGCGGCAAGGAGAGCGAGGAGGGGAGAAGATNNNNNNNNNNNNNNNNNNNNNNNNNNNNNNNNNNNNNNNNNNNNNNNNNNNNNNNNNNNNNNNNNNNNNNNNNNNNNNNNNNNNNNNNNNNNNNNNNNNNNNNNNNNNNNNNNNNNNNNNNNNNNNNNNNNNNNNNNNNNNNNNNNNNNNNNNNNNNNNNNNNNNNNNNNNNNNNNNNNNNNNNNNNNNNNNNNNNNNNNNNNNNNNNNNNNNNNNNNNNNNNNNNNNNNNNNNNNNNNNNNNNNNNNNNNNNNNNNNNNNNNNNNNNNNNNNNNNNNNNNNNNNNNNNNNNNNNNNNNNNNNNNNNNNNNNNNNNNNNNNNNNNNNNNNNNNNNNNNNNNNNNNNNNNNNNNNNNNNNNNAAGGTGGGAACGTAAgtgtacgtaggtgtagcatttttgGAGATGGGACGGCACCTTGGATTTCACCCCTACCCCCAACCCCATCCCAaaccctccatgagaaggaaaagaaaaagggaaaaagaaaagaaaaaactcatTAACGATTTAACGTAGCTCATGCATATGCATGATCGAGTAAACCACCGCCAGCCAACCAATCCTACTGGCTGGCACTTGATGTTTCGTCCTCTCTCCGTTTCTACTTTCAGCTGGCCGCCGTATCTTTTCTATTCTAGCCGTGAGAGAGGTCACGATCCATCCGTCGTTACACAATTCACGAGCTGCATGCAGCTAGCTCTTGGCCGATCGGTCACGGGCAATGCCATGCATCGATCCAGATCCAACGGTTGATCCACTTGTCCAGTACGTACTCTtactgtatgtatatatatatatacgagaGATTAAGTGAATTCATGCATGAGTTGCAGAGCATCGATCGATCGAGAAGCATAACAAACATTGCAAGCTAAGCTAGTTCGATCGATGATGGGTAATtaccatcttcttcttctagtcatggTGGTGGCAGTAGTACTCCATGCCCCTGCGGCAGTGCAGGCGGCGGCGCAGAAGCAGCTGGTGCCGTGCATGTACATCTTCGGCGACTCGCTGGTGGAcaacggcaacaacaacaacatcctcaGCCTCGCCAGGGCCAACTACCGCCCCTACGGCGTCGACTTCCCCGACGGCGCCGCCCCGCCCGGCCGCTTCACCAACGGCCGCACCATGGTCGACCTGCTCGCCGGCCTCCTCGGCTTCCAGCCGCCCTTCATCCCGGCCTACGCCATGGCGCAGCCCTCCGACTACGCGCGCGGGCTCAACTTCGCCTCGGGCGCCGCGGGCGTCAGGCCGGAGACCGGCAACAACCTCGGCGGCCACTACCCTCTGACGGAGCAGGTGAGCCACTTCCGGTCGGTGGTGGGCCAGATAGCGCCGGCGGGGAGGGACAAGCGCCTGGGCCGATGCATCTACTACGTGGGCATGGGCAGCAAcgactacctcaacaactacttcatgCCCGACTACTACAACACCGCCCAGACCTACGACCCCGCCGCctacgccgccgccctcctccaggaGTACGAGCGTCAGCTCACCGCCCTCTACGCCCTCGGCGCCAGGAAGTtcgtcgtcgccggcgtcggcCAGATCGGCTGCATCCCCTACGAACTGGCCAGGATCGACGACGACGGCGATGACCAAGGACGAGGACGCCCCCCTCCTACTTCCGGCATCGGCCTTGCGATCCCTGGCATCACCGTCAGcatcggcggcagcggcggcaaccGGAGCACAGCTAACGGCGGCGCGAAAAAGAGCGGGTGCAACGACAAGATCAACAGCGCCATCGCCATCTACAACAAGGGGCTGCTGGCCATGGTGAAACGCCTCAACCGCGGGCAGCAGACGCCGGGGGCAAACCTCGTCTTCCTCAATGCCGTCAACAGCGGCAAGGACCTCGCGGCCAACGCGGCGGCGTACGGGTTCACGGTGCTCGACCGCGGGTGCTGCGGCGTGGGGAGGAACAACGGCCAGATCACGTGCCTGCCCATGCAACGGCCCTGCGACGACCGCACCAAGTACATCTTCTGGGACGCCTTCCACCCCACGGAGGCGGCCAACAGGATCATAGCCAACAAGGTCTTCAGCTCATCCTCCACCTCCGACGCCTACCCCATCAACGTCAGCCGCCTCGCCGCCATATGAAATCGATCCACTCCACCTGATGATCTCTTTAAGTAGCTACTACATCGTTTTTCAGTACAATAAAATTGTGGTAATGCTAGGCGTGCGTTGATCAGACGTGTGGAGATCCAGATCAGCTACGCCCTGCACAGTCGGTACTCACACTTAAATTGGTTGATCTAGTGCCTCGAATTGTTGCAACAAATATCTCTCACATGCAACACTATTTTTTTATGTCAACTAGTAAAAAGTCCTTGTGTTGCTACGGGGCATATCAAACAGTTTGTTCAATACCAATTGTGTCTAATGTATGCGTTTTGAATCCtcgtgtatttcttcttcttctctcaccATATCACCCTCTTCTCCCCATCGTGCATTTCTAGCTTTGAGATACTAATAAAAATATAGTTTTAGTTTAACATGTCACTTGTCTCTTATGTCTCCATTACTATGAAAATATCGATATAAGCTGGTTACATGCTTATTCACATAAGATGGGTACATGCAAGTTTAGTTTTTGACCATAAACACCTCTCGCTTTTTCCATTCCTTCATTTATAGTAACTGCCCTACGAGAAAGTATCTGATgatatgactgtcggtgtcaaaaccggcggatctcgggtagggggtcccgaactgtgcgtctaaggctaatggtaacaagaggcaggggacacgatgttttacccaggttcgggccctctcggtggaggtaataccctacttcttgcttgattaatcttgatgatatgagtattacaagagttgatctaccacgagatcgtagaggctaaaccctagaagctagcctatgattatgattgttcttgtcctacggactaaaccctccggtttatatagacaccggagggggctagggttacacagagtcagttacagagaaggaaatctacatatccgaattgccaagcttgccttccatgcaaaggagagtctcatccggacatgggacgaagtcttcaatcttgtatcttcatagtccaacagtccggccaaagtatatagtccggctgtccgaggaccccttaatccaggactccctcagtagcccctgaaccaggcttcaatgacgatgagtccggcgcgcagattgtcttcagccttgcaaggcgggttccttccccgaaactccatagaagatttcgaacacaaggattgtgtcgggactctgcaaaacaaattccacataccaccgtagagagcacaatattccacgaatttaatctgctgacagcttttcagagcatgacatcacaccacggtccggtcattattcgaaccgtttttcacaaccagccactatACGCGCTGTGGggcggttttatcggcacgtcttgtcaaagcagagatcgtgtccccccatcacgggattctcatcaatacgggcatgggtaacccaactgcgccatcaatcgtggcgcttgggaaataagcgatcttaatgggcaagtggggaggcgcacaacttctaccgcctttataaagagatagggattcccctctttcacccagccttcctccttcttcgcccatccattctcgcacactcgagctccagcgccctagttctcaccttctccgcacagccatacatgtctggagcgggaggcaagtggatggcttctaccgcccaggagaaggacatcaaaaagcttcggtgaccgggtatctggccaagagaattggccaccgtcttccgacggcgggacagatcatccctacgccagaaccccacgagagggtggtattcctccctcattttgtctgtgggctagggtttcccctccatccattcgttcgcggcatcatgtattattatgggattgatttccatgatctatccccaaattccttcctcaacatctcgacattcatagtcgtgtgcgaggcctttctccgcgtctcgccgcacttcggcttatggctaaaggtttttaatgtgaagcccaaggtagtgagcggcgaacatgctgaatgcggaggcgccatggtgagcaagatgcccaatgtcacatggccaacaTGTACTTTTAATGATTACGTCAAGGAGTggtagcagcagtggttttatatcaccgagccgcgtggcaaggaatgggccgccgctccagagttcagatccggtGCCCCCCTGCAACTTAGGTCCTGgcacaagaagggcctgaactgggcttcgtctgacgagctatcagagctccagacgcgcttccaagacatggaagacaagaacatcaagctcgccAATGTAGTCGAGTTGATGTTGGTTCGCCGGATTCTACCATGTCAACATcgggcttgcaatctatgggagttcgacccggccaagcacccgaCCCTGCTAGAGATCTTTGGCTccacgcaca contains:
- the LOC119274888 gene encoding GDSL esterase/lipase At1g33811-like — encoded protein: MMGNYHLLLLVMVVAVVLHAPAAVQAAAQKQLVPCMYIFGDSLVDNGNNNNILSLARANYRPYGVDFPDGAAPPGRFTNGRTMVDLLAGLLGFQPPFIPAYAMAQPSDYARGLNFASGAAGVRPETGNNLGGHYPLTEQVSHFRSVVGQIAPAGRDKRLGRCIYYVGMGSNDYLNNYFMPDYYNTAQTYDPAAYAAALLQEYERQLTALYALGARKFVVAGVGQIGCIPYELARIDDDGDDQGRGRPPPTSGIGLAIPGITVSIGGSGGNRSTANGGAKKSGCNDKINSAIAIYNKGLLAMVKRLNRGQQTPGANLVFLNAVNSGKDLAANAAAYGFTVLDRGCCGVGRNNGQITCLPMQRPCDDRTKYIFWDAFHPTEAANRIIANKVFSSSSTSDAYPINVSRLAAI